The Pseudomonas protegens genome contains the following window.
GCCCGGGACGTACCGCTGGTGGAGATGATCTGCCAACTGCTGTCCAATGAGCGCGATCCGCTCAAGGGACGCCAGCTGCCGATCATGTACTCGGTGAAGGAATCCGGCTTTTTCACCATCTCCGGCAACCTGGCGACCCAGTTCGTGCAAGGCGTGGGCTGGGGCATGGCCTCGGCGATCAAGGGCGATACCAAGATCGCCTCAGCCTGGATCGGCGACGGCGCCACCGCCGAGTCGGACTTCCACACCGCCCTGACCTTCGCCCACGTGTACCGCGCGCCGGTGATCCTCAACGTGGTCAACAACCAGTGGGCGATCTCCACCTTCCAGGCGATTGCCGGCGGTGAAGCCACCACCTTCGCCGGACGCGGCGTGGGCTGCGGCATCGCTTCGCTACGGGTCGACGGCAACGATTTCCTCGCGGTCTACGCCGCCTCGCGCTGGGCTGCCGAACGCGCCCGGCGCAACCTCGGGCCGACCCTGATCGAATGGGTCACCTACCGCGCCGGCCCGCACTCCACCTCCGACGATCCGTCGAAGTACCGCCCGGCCGACGACTGGAGCCACTTCCCCCTGGGCGATCCGATTGCCCGCCTCAAGCAGCACCTGATCAAGATCGGCCAGTGGTCCGAAGAGGAACACGCCGCGGTCAGCGCCGAGCTCGAAGCCCAGGTCATCGCCGCGCAGAAGGAAGCCGAACAGTACGGCACCCTCGCCGGCGGCCAGATTCCCAGCGCCGCGACCATGTTCGAGGACGTCTACAAGGACATGCCCGAGCACCTGAAACGCCAACGCCAGGAACTGGGGGTCTGAGATGAACGATCACAACAACAATATCCAGCTGGAAACCGCCATGACCACCACCACCATGACCATGATCCAGGCCCTGCGCTCGGCCATGGATGTGATGCTTGAGCGTGACGACAACGTGGTGGTGTTCGGCCAGGACGTCGGTTACTTCGGCGGCGTGTTCCGCTGCACCGAGGGCCTGCAGGCCAAGTACGGCACCTCGCGGGTGTTCGACGCGCCGATCTCGGAAAGCGGCATCGTCGGCGCGGCCATCGGCATGGGCGCCTACGGCCTGCGCCCGGTGGCGGAAATCCAGTTCGCCGACTACGTCTACCCGGCATCCGACCAGATCATTTCCGAAGCCGCGCGCCTGCGCTATCGCTCCGCCGGCCAGTTCACCGCGCCGATGACCCTGCGCATGCCGTGCGGCGGCGGCATCTACGGCGGGCAGACCCACAGCCAGAGCATCGAGGCGATGTTCACCCAGGTCTGCGGCCTGCGCACCGTGATGCCGTCCAACCCCTACGACGCCAAGGGCCTGCTGATCGCCTCCATCGAAAACGATGACCCGGTGATCTTCCTCGAACCCAAGCGCCTGTATAACGGCCCGTTCGACGGCCACCACGACCGCCCGGTAACCCCCTGGTCGAAACACCCGGCGGCCCAGGTGCCGGACGGCTACTACAAGGTGCCGCTGGACGTGGCGGCCATCGCCCGCCCGGGCAAGGACGTCACCGTCCTCACCTACGGCACCACGGTCTATGTGTCGCAAGTGGCGGCCGAGGAAACCGGCATCGACGCCGAGGTCATCGACCTGCGCAGCCTGTGGCCCCTGGACCTGGACACCATCGTCAAGTCGGTGAAGAAGACCGGCCGTTGCGTGGTGGTGCATGAAGCCACCCGTACCTGCGGGTTCGGCGCCGAGCTGGTGTCGCTGGTGCAGGAACACTGCTTCCACCACCTGGAAGCCCCGATCGAGCGCGTCACCGGTTGGGATACACCGTATCCCCACGCGCAGGAGTGGGCATATTTCCCAGGGCCGTCCCGAGTGGGCGCGGCGCTGCAACGGGTCAT
Protein-coding sequences here:
- a CDS encoding 3-methyl-2-oxobutanoate dehydrogenase (2-methylpropanoyl-transferring) subunit alpha, whose product is MTTAYEPLRLHVPEPSGRPGCKTDFTYLRLNDAGLARKPPIDIEPADCADLARGLIRVLDDQGNALGDWAADMPLEILRKGMRAMLKTRIFDNRMVVAQRQKKMSFYMQSLGEEAIGSAQALALNIDDMCFPTYRQQSILMARDVPLVEMICQLLSNERDPLKGRQLPIMYSVKESGFFTISGNLATQFVQGVGWGMASAIKGDTKIASAWIGDGATAESDFHTALTFAHVYRAPVILNVVNNQWAISTFQAIAGGEATTFAGRGVGCGIASLRVDGNDFLAVYAASRWAAERARRNLGPTLIEWVTYRAGPHSTSDDPSKYRPADDWSHFPLGDPIARLKQHLIKIGQWSEEEHAAVSAELEAQVIAAQKEAEQYGTLAGGQIPSAATMFEDVYKDMPEHLKRQRQELGV
- a CDS encoding alpha-ketoacid dehydrogenase subunit beta; translation: MNDHNNNIQLETAMTTTTMTMIQALRSAMDVMLERDDNVVVFGQDVGYFGGVFRCTEGLQAKYGTSRVFDAPISESGIVGAAIGMGAYGLRPVAEIQFADYVYPASDQIISEAARLRYRSAGQFTAPMTLRMPCGGGIYGGQTHSQSIEAMFTQVCGLRTVMPSNPYDAKGLLIASIENDDPVIFLEPKRLYNGPFDGHHDRPVTPWSKHPAAQVPDGYYKVPLDVAAIARPGKDVTVLTYGTTVYVSQVAAEETGIDAEVIDLRSLWPLDLDTIVKSVKKTGRCVVVHEATRTCGFGAELVSLVQEHCFHHLEAPIERVTGWDTPYPHAQEWAYFPGPSRVGAALQRVMEV